acgaacatttaaaataaacaaatttacattacttataataattttaatctaactttatttaatgataaacatgtaattaggtattaataataggaaacatttttttgagatttattttttacatacaattgaaaaattaatacattaataataattttaatttttaatgggaCGGCTGTGCTTGTTTTTGTTGCATTAAATCATCAAATCGTGGGGTAAATTTTGATAGTGCGATTCTCATTTCCTTTTCGGTATTTAGTTTTCCTCTGTATTTACTTTTGATAACTGCTAAGGCCGAAAAACCCGTTTCACATAAGTATGAAGAAGCAAATGGAATTAAAGTCCTGATAGCCTTATTGGCTACGATCGGATATTGCTTCTTCATAGCTATCCAAAATTCTGGTAAAGATAATACAACTGATAGATTATATTAGAGGCAAAtcatcaagtacctacctaattgtaaaTAGTAATCGAAATATGCTATTACTCGATATCGCAAACACGGTTATCGACGGTTATCTCACACATGCaacatgtaatatgtattggtgcgccgaaattttatttttagtttctattGCGAACGCGGCTCCCTTGATAATAACCGGCGACGCCCCTGGGAGCCGCGACGCACAGGTTGAAAACCCCTGCTCTATACTATAATGGCCATGCGCTAATGTGTGCACTTTATCTTCTAGCACCACCCTCTTGTCGTCATAGCTGTTATAGGTCAGCTTCTTGGTCTTAATCGTCATTAGTTGGTGGTTGAATGGCCGTATTGATATGTTTTCCCTATACAATTCTACTCCTTCTTCATCAAACAGACACTTCCTATGATCCTCAAGAGTCATGTGGTTTTTAACCACATGACCTCTTATCCCCTTCGCCTTGATCTTTTCACCACCAAGTCTGTCCACCGGTCCAGTATGTACGTTGAAAGCGTAGGATTTTGCTCTCAACGCACAGAAGTCGCTAATAACATTTCCGTTTACCTCATCGGAGAAGAACCTCGGGGTCTTCTTCCTTCCTGCCACATAACACGGATGGTTACTGGGCAGGTTAGCAGTGTCCATCCGGTCCAGTAGGTTAGCATTAGCAGCCAAGTCTGCATAAAAGTCCTCAGTTTTAATAAGATATACCAACGaatctgaaataataattaatatattatgtatataattgaaattagttttaatatatttaccagTATCAGTATACATAAGTtcgatattatcattataatgtttcttcataacattataatgataatcgtaCATCATCGTCTTGGAAATGTCAAGTACAGCAaatcctatataaaaataaatgtgttaatataataattgtataatacttaaattaaaagtatatttaccaatatatataggtttatcaaattttattattttgttttctagtGCGACCGTGGTCAGGTTTTCGCTATATCTAATCGCATGCTTAAATCTCGTATTATTAATGAGTTTTTGTAGTCGTCTCTCACAGGACACTAACTCCATCTTCATTTCCTTCCTTTTCGATTGCATAGTCTTccctagaaaataaaaaaaaaaaactgttagtaaaatagttaaattaaataaatacagtaaCATATCAAATACCGcgttattcattaatttgaaaaagtctTTCTCAAAGTCATTCTTTGCCTTCTTCCTCATCTCAGTGTTTAAGTTAATGTAATCTGCCAACCATGCAGACTGACTGAACTCTAAAACTCTATGCacctataaaataagaaaaaatgtataaatctgataaaaagcttttaaaataaaaatatttactttatcaaCTATCAACCCATTTTCAATTGCCTGTTGGAGGTTCCtataatgaacaatataattCCTCTTCTGTTGAAACGTTGCCATCAATTTTTTTACCTTCGAGCCTGGTGGTATACCATTTTGTGGTAGGAAAGGTAGGTCGTTATGATGATCGTGTAGGTGTTGTGGGTATGAGACGTCGACTTCGTATACTCGCCCCTTATCTGACGTTGGTGACATCTCACTCAATCCGTTCAAGTTGGATTCAACCCAGTCGAAGTCGCCGTATGGCATGTACTCACTCATAGCCCAACCATAGAGATTATTACCTATAAAGTTTAAAGATTAGAGTTTaggtttgaaaaaattaaaaaaaaacaaatatatttacagtcCTAATATATCAACCACAATTTATCCTTAGTCTTGTCATAGTCTGCGGTCTTTATATTATTCGCCTTCGCGTGCCTCATGCTTGCCTGTACCAATCCACCacgaatacctatacaaatatataagattattatatatatatatatatttttttttttaataatatttaatactaaccattttcaaacattaacaacATGTCATAATCAATCAGCAACTGCAACTTTTGACCTGTAAATTTCAACATTGCGTCAAAGCTCAGCCCGGGTGCGGTGAAGTAGTGTGTTGCATCCAAATTGTATATCTTCATACAGACGTCACGAAAATTCTCAAAGACGTCCGCCAACAATAAAAcatcgatttttaaatataaatcagaaTATTCGCCTAAAGTCCTGCACCTAAAGTGGTCCCAGACCTCCTTCGCATACTCAAAGTCACTCTCCTTTATCCCGGTCTCCGTCAACGTACTATAAAACTCTCTTTTCCTAGGTAATCGTCTTTCCTCCAGCCGCTCCCAACTATCCGTGTACTCATACGGGTACACCCCCTTACGAATTACGAGCGGCCTATCTCCGGTGACAAAATGTTTGGCTGTCTCACGGAAGTTCTCAAGTTCAGGTGTAATCAAATTTTCAGCCAAGGATGATAAACTCGACGCCATAAACCTGAACGAGTCGATAAACCAAACAGTGAAGgtactacttatatatttcGAGAAAGATATATATTTCTCTTCACTGTTCGGGATAACGTTTATAGCCTGTGTGTCATAACCAAGTTCAGATATTATGAAGAGCTAGTCGTAGTTTGAgagattatgaaaaaatacgGGGACAAATTTAGGCTGTTGTAACTCCAAGTTCATGATCATGATCTCTAACTTTATCACCCCCGGctaaaatacatttacataaattacaCTCCTTACACTCTTGATATGTTTTTTCTTCGCCCTCAGTCATGATTATAGGCATGTTCGTCTTTATCAATCGTTCAATTTTCCTACTCACTTCAACTATCGCCTCTACAAAATGTCTCGCCACGTCCTTATGCTCCTCATCCCCACTGTATATTACCGGCCCTGACGGTATATCATACTCCTCCAAAAGTGCCACCGGTACGTTATCACTCGCCTTCACCAAAAATCCATAGCTCATAGGGTGGTGTTTCTGTATAATTATCGTGTTCTCCCCTTTTTTCTCCTCCGCCTTCACTAACAATGCTTCAAAATCTACGTAAATTACAAGGGGGTGTCTTTGAGTGTTTATCCACGCCTTGAATTCAGCACACCACCCCTCCTTCGGCATTTCAGGTAAAATAGGTTTATGCTCCCTGCAAATCTTAATGTGTTCCTTCAACGCTGACTGCCcacttaatttgtatttgtgtCGTCTATCATCAAAAATGGTAAAACAACGTTTACAAAACAACTCTTTCCGTATGCGCTGTTTTCTGAGCACGTAATAGCCGGGAAAAAtttgatatatatgtataatgcgaCCCGTTGTCGTCTGACACCAGCAACAGATCAAAATGGGTGATCTCCTCCTCATCGGATAAACGTAACGGGTACACATCATACGTCGGGTACTTACGAGGCGGCTGGAACTTTTTTTCAAGTCCGTAAACATTTACAGACacctttttattgtttttttcaaaattttcgaTATCTGACAGAGGTGTTGGAAGGAAATgccatcaaaattatatttttcctcGTGTTGAGTGTAATTTTTACCAACACGACATACCGCCGCCCCCGTCACGTGTCTAGCAAGAATCGACCACTTAAAATATTGCTGATCACTGTTTTGAGGGTTGATGGTGCCTCGTTTGCCATCAATAAACGCTGGTAGTTTTATGTATGATGAACCACTCATTggtgtatatttatacacactCACCAACTATAGTATCCAATTTAAATCCACTTCCTCTACTCCTATATGATTCCTCTTCCCCTATTATCTTTATAAACGCTCTCTCTATAATACCCACAATATCCGACTCCATAAAAATTTCAACTGCCGATGTAATGAAGTTTAATTGCCGTATATAGTATGCATCGTTAGTAGTTATATTagtagtaggtacatttttttgataGTCAATAGATTCCCACAAGGATTTAAAAAGGATTCAGCattttgacttttttcaaaagtataaataacTCCCTCAATAGTGTTAGCAGCTTGGCCTAAAGTTGCTGTTTTCATTTGCAGTTAATTAAtcgaaatgtttataatattcaatacaaaATGCATTATGTGTAAATAAACTACAAATTCCCTCTTTAGAAGAGTAgctaaaatacctaaaaaaaaaaagtaccataTTAAATGTATGCTCCAAATCAAACATATATCAGTACCAAGAGTTATAAATTAGTTTACCCATAGCTGTAATCACATTACGgtcattgttttaatttatttcttgtcttaaagtattgaaaatgtatgtaaaattaactataacaGCTTTGCAATTTGTATGTCTGCATATCCAACGGGTATCACTAATACTTGATAATGTAACCTTGTTAATTGGTAAATATGTTTGCATGTCTTGAAGTTTCTTATTGTTTGGTGGTGTTGAAAAATGGACGTAAAATAGCCTCCAACCCATTAAATGCATGTTTGGAATactgaaaatgtgtttattttttataaaacctaataaatattaaatattcaaattttagctACCTATTAACTGTTTGCAATAGTTCTTTAAATACAATCACTCATGAATCATgatgttgataaaataattgttacaccaaatatgattttgttcaataatttatataagtttaataatataataaaagtgttAGTACCTTCACATGTTTGCACACATCAACTATGGCAAGGTTTAACCAGTGTGCCATACAATGGATGTAAATAGCATTTGTATGGTGTTCTCTAAGTAAAGTTTGTACTCCCTCTTTACAATCAGACATGACGTTTGCTCCGTCATAAGATTGACCTATAATAGGAAGACTATccaattttgacatttttaaaaataataaaatagcattCTGATTTTCAGATACATTAATAAATCCCAAAAAACGTTCATATACATTAAAATCAACGGCATATCTAATGCAAAGAGACATATGTTCCTACTTATGacaccttaaaaatattaatgagcaaatacaatttaaatggtAAATGAAGATTGAAGTATGTTGATAATAAGTTTTATTACCTAGCTTCATCACACATAATTGAAAAATTGCCAGCTTTTTTTACTTCTGCTCTAATCATACCACGAAATGCAATTCCTTGTCTTCccaaatacaatatcatatcaATCAGTGTTTTCAAAtaacttctatttttttttcaacaaattccTTGTGTGCATTTGATATTTGACacacaatacaaatttttttgcTAGCAATATATCCATccattttggaaatatttatgcTTACCTCGAAACGTATCAATATATTGAGATAACTCTCTTGCTGTTAAGAAGTCTGCTAGGTAATCGGACTTTGTTAAAGTTATTGTAACGAGAAAAactgatgaattataatttataatgatgacTCT
This genomic window from Metopolophium dirhodum isolate CAU chromosome 1, ASM1992520v1, whole genome shotgun sequence contains:
- the LOC132933800 gene encoding uncharacterized protein LOC132933800, with the protein product MMYDYHYNVMKKHYNDNIELMYTDTDSLVYLIKTEDFYADLAANANLLDRMDTANLPSNHPCYVAGRKKTPRFFSDEVNGNVISDFCALRAKSYAFNVHTGPVDRLGGEKIKAKGIRGHVVKNHMTLEDHRKCLFDEEGVELYRENISIRPFNHQLMTIKTKKLTYNSYDDKRVVLEDKVHTLAHGHYSIEEEDWPELDEEGQNWNEGEKGLMRDLLHCIT